One Kineococcus radiotolerans SRS30216 = ATCC BAA-149 DNA window includes the following coding sequences:
- a CDS encoding carbohydrate ABC transporter permease: MSSTTGTARHPGPGRRTAARAGQRVAPYLFVAPFAVLFLVFLVAPILLALGTSLFARKSAGGLGFGGSTRTVFAGLSNYATALTDSDFVAGFGRVLLYGVVQVPVMLLLALGLALLFDSAAVRFRKFFQAAVFVPFAIPGVIAALLWGFLYQPGVSPFVGFLAGLGVDADFLAPGTVLWSLANIGVWSSTGINMIILFAALQSVPTEVGEAARMDGAGEARIALSVKLPLIAPALLLTTLSSVIGTLQLFSEPSVLRNVTSNITSDYTPNMAIYSASSEGQDPNLAAAMAVLLGLATLVLSLVLMRISNRRNGALS, from the coding sequence ATGAGCTCCACCACCGGGACGGCCCGCCACCCCGGCCCGGGCCGCCGGACGGCGGCCCGGGCCGGTCAGCGGGTCGCCCCCTACCTGTTCGTCGCGCCGTTCGCGGTCCTGTTCCTGGTGTTCCTCGTCGCCCCGATCCTCCTCGCCCTGGGCACCAGCCTCTTCGCGCGGAAGTCGGCCGGCGGGCTGGGCTTCGGCGGGTCGACGCGCACGGTGTTCGCAGGGCTGTCCAACTACGCGACGGCGCTGACCGACTCCGACTTCGTCGCCGGTTTCGGCCGGGTCCTGCTCTACGGCGTCGTCCAGGTCCCGGTCATGCTGCTGCTGGCCCTCGGACTGGCGCTGCTGTTCGACTCCGCGGCCGTCCGGTTCCGGAAGTTCTTCCAGGCCGCCGTCTTCGTCCCGTTCGCCATCCCGGGCGTCATCGCGGCCCTGCTGTGGGGTTTCCTCTACCAGCCCGGGGTCAGCCCCTTCGTCGGGTTCCTCGCCGGCCTCGGGGTCGACGCCGACTTCCTCGCCCCCGGCACGGTGCTGTGGTCGCTGGCCAACATCGGGGTCTGGTCCTCGACGGGCATCAACATGATCATCCTCTTCGCGGCGCTGCAGTCGGTCCCGACCGAGGTGGGTGAGGCCGCCCGGATGGACGGCGCGGGCGAGGCGCGGATCGCCTTGAGCGTGAAGCTGCCCCTCATCGCGCCCGCCCTGCTGCTGACGACCCTGTCCTCGGTCATCGGGACGCTGCAGCTGTTCAGCGAACCCAGCGTGCTGCGCAACGTGACCTCGAACATCACCAGCGACTACACCCCCAACATGGCCATCTACTCGGCCTCCTCCGAGGGGCAGGACCCGAACCTGGCCGCGGCCATGGCCGTCCTGCTCGGCCTCGCGACCCTCGTGCTGTCCCTGGTCCTCATGCGGATCTCCAACCGCCGGAACGGAGCGCTCTCGTGA
- a CDS encoding carbohydrate ABC transporter permease → MSGRDLVDRVVPVRPPSRRRSASRPTTGGERPSLPVRLLAMVAVVVAAVYFLAPVYWLVVASTKSASSLFTTPGFSFAEPQLLDNLAELSGYDDGIFWRWVLNTVVYSVVGSVLTVLVCAACGYALAMYEFRGKRVVVGAILASLLVPGTVLAQPTYLLVVQLGLNNTYAGVLLPSLVYSFGVLLCMVFAQSSVPRELLEAARLDGAGELRIFVSIGLRLMSTGLVTVLLFAFLGSWNNYLLPLLVLTDQELVPLTVGLTGWSQSSITIPGLQVLVVTGSLVSVVPVVAVFLGLQRFWRSGLTAGGVRF, encoded by the coding sequence GTGAGCGGACGAGACCTCGTGGACCGGGTCGTCCCCGTGCGCCCGCCCTCGCGGCGGCGGAGCGCGTCCCGGCCGACGACGGGCGGGGAACGTCCCTCGCTACCGGTGCGGCTCCTGGCGATGGTCGCGGTCGTCGTCGCCGCGGTGTACTTCCTCGCCCCGGTCTACTGGCTGGTCGTCGCCTCGACCAAGTCGGCCAGCTCGCTGTTCACGACCCCGGGGTTCTCGTTCGCCGAACCCCAGCTGCTGGACAACCTCGCCGAGCTGTCCGGCTACGACGACGGGATCTTCTGGCGCTGGGTCCTCAACACCGTCGTCTACTCCGTGGTGGGTTCGGTGCTCACCGTCCTGGTCTGCGCGGCCTGCGGGTACGCGCTGGCCATGTACGAGTTCCGCGGCAAGCGCGTCGTCGTCGGCGCGATCCTCGCCAGCCTGCTCGTGCCGGGCACGGTGCTGGCCCAGCCCACCTACCTCCTCGTCGTCCAGCTCGGCCTGAACAACACCTACGCCGGGGTGCTGCTGCCGTCCCTGGTCTACTCCTTCGGCGTGCTGCTGTGCATGGTCTTCGCCCAGTCCTCGGTACCGCGCGAGCTGCTGGAGGCCGCTCGCCTCGACGGCGCGGGGGAACTCCGCATCTTCGTCTCCATCGGGTTGCGGTTGATGAGCACCGGGCTGGTGACCGTGCTGCTGTTCGCCTTCCTGGGCAGCTGGAACAACTACCTGCTGCCGCTGCTGGTCCTCACCGACCAGGAGCTCGTGCCGCTGACCGTCGGCCTGACCGGGTGGAGCCAGTCCTCCATCACGATCCCCGGGCTGCAGGTGCTCGTCGTGACGGGCTCGCTGGTCTCCGTCGTCCCCGTGGTCGCGGTGTTCCTGGGGCTGCAGCGCTTCTGGCGCTCCGGCCTCACCGCCGGCGGGGTGCGGTTCTGA
- a CDS encoding acetylxylan esterase, producing MALSDLSLEDLEKLDLTLHEPAGLDEFWARTLSAADAHPLDVHREPVVTHLTTLRHEDLSFAGYDGHRINAWLVLPAGAEGPLPAVVEFVGYGGGRGLPQDRLTWASAGYAHLVVDTRGQGAAWGSGGATADPVGYDVSTPGFMTRGILDKDTYYYRRVFTDAVRAVRAARSLPEVRADAVCVAGASQGGAIALAAASLSPDVRAVMADVPFLSWFRRALQITAVEPYTEVVRYLSVHRDHVERVLDTLDHFDVAHLVPRATAPALISLALMDRVCPPSTVWAAYRRYGGPAELSVHPFNDHEGGQTHQWRRQLEWLSALLTAPGASA from the coding sequence GTGGCCCTGTCCGACCTGTCCCTGGAAGACCTCGAGAAGCTCGACCTGACGCTGCACGAGCCCGCGGGCCTCGACGAGTTCTGGGCCCGCACGCTGTCCGCGGCCGACGCCCACCCCCTCGACGTCCACCGGGAGCCCGTCGTCACTCATCTGACGACCCTGCGCCACGAGGACCTGTCCTTCGCCGGCTACGACGGACACCGGATCAACGCCTGGCTCGTGCTGCCGGCCGGCGCCGAGGGCCCGCTGCCCGCGGTCGTGGAGTTCGTCGGCTACGGCGGCGGCCGCGGCCTGCCCCAGGACCGGCTCACCTGGGCCAGCGCCGGCTACGCCCACCTCGTCGTCGACACCCGCGGTCAGGGCGCGGCCTGGGGCAGCGGCGGCGCCACCGCCGACCCCGTCGGCTACGACGTCTCCACCCCCGGCTTCATGACCCGCGGCATCCTCGACAAGGACACCTACTACTACCGGCGCGTCTTCACCGACGCCGTGCGCGCGGTGCGGGCCGCCCGGTCCCTGCCCGAGGTCCGCGCCGACGCCGTCTGCGTGGCCGGCGCCAGCCAGGGCGGCGCGATCGCGCTGGCCGCGGCCTCCCTCTCGCCCGACGTGCGCGCGGTGATGGCCGACGTCCCGTTCCTGTCCTGGTTCCGCCGGGCCCTGCAGATCACCGCGGTCGAGCCCTACACCGAGGTCGTCCGCTACCTCAGCGTCCACCGCGACCACGTCGAGCGGGTGCTCGACACCCTCGACCACTTCGACGTCGCCCACCTCGTCCCGCGCGCCACCGCCCCCGCGCTCATCTCCCTCGCCCTGATGGACCGGGTGTGCCCGCCCTCGACCGTGTGGGCCGCCTACCGTCGCTACGGCGGGCCCGCGGAGCTGTCGGTGCACCCCTTCAACGACCACGAGGGCGGGCAGACGCACCAGTGGCGCCGCCAGCTGGAGTGGCTCTCGGCGCTGCTCACGGCACCGGGG
- a CDS encoding extracellular solute-binding protein, translating to MTRTVDADDDRAADRPGSAAGPTRRSFTALGAALGAGGLLGACSSGDGSSGDGGSGGSKSEALQFWGWVPGLEDLVATWNAANPDVPVEFHRMTGDDGKKVEAAVDAGAGPDIVQLSTHGLPDYVINERVQAITEFVRDDENLYTPASWKSVTVGEDVYGLPQGSGPTAMMYREDILQQHGIAVPTTYAEYEAAAAALHAADPDVYLAGFSPSEIGQWVQDVSQAGGSYFGIEGQAWDVVVDSPASQEVAARWQRLLDAGLLKVTEMWTPDYWAAVNAGQIATITYAAWFPVQLIENCADLAGKWKVAPQPTAGGEPVAGDSGGAANVVLAGATDLEGATKFIRWLNGDPASVTELISVGGIFPTAKSGFDDPALAEKFPYFGDQAIYDVYRDAADVTPATWTDGPANGQVDSDLTDGFGKVATGGTTFAQVLADADAAAVARLQKAGLDVVGS from the coding sequence ATGACCAGGACCGTCGACGCGGACGACGACCGCGCAGCAGACCGACCCGGCAGCGCGGCGGGTCCGACCCGCCGCTCCTTCACCGCCCTCGGAGCGGCCCTCGGGGCGGGCGGGCTCCTGGGAGCCTGCAGCAGCGGGGACGGCAGCAGCGGGGACGGCGGTTCCGGCGGCTCGAAGAGCGAGGCCCTGCAGTTCTGGGGGTGGGTGCCCGGTCTGGAGGACCTCGTCGCGACCTGGAACGCCGCGAACCCCGACGTCCCCGTGGAGTTCCACCGCATGACCGGCGACGACGGCAAGAAGGTCGAGGCGGCCGTGGACGCGGGCGCCGGACCGGACATCGTGCAGCTGTCGACCCACGGGCTGCCCGACTACGTGATCAACGAGCGCGTCCAGGCGATCACCGAGTTCGTCCGCGACGATGAGAACCTCTACACCCCGGCCTCCTGGAAGTCGGTGACCGTCGGCGAGGACGTCTACGGCCTGCCGCAGGGCAGCGGCCCCACGGCGATGATGTACCGCGAGGACATCCTCCAGCAGCACGGGATCGCCGTACCCACCACCTACGCCGAGTACGAGGCCGCGGCCGCGGCCCTGCACGCCGCCGACCCGGACGTCTACCTGGCGGGGTTCTCCCCCAGCGAGATCGGGCAGTGGGTCCAGGACGTCTCGCAGGCCGGCGGTTCCTACTTCGGCATCGAGGGCCAGGCGTGGGACGTGGTCGTCGACAGCCCCGCCAGCCAGGAGGTCGCCGCCCGCTGGCAGCGCCTGCTCGACGCCGGCCTGCTCAAGGTGACCGAGATGTGGACCCCCGACTACTGGGCCGCCGTCAACGCCGGCCAGATCGCGACCATCACCTACGCCGCCTGGTTCCCCGTGCAGCTCATCGAGAACTGCGCCGACCTGGCCGGGAAGTGGAAGGTGGCTCCCCAGCCCACCGCCGGCGGCGAACCGGTGGCCGGTGACAGCGGTGGCGCGGCCAACGTCGTGCTCGCCGGCGCCACCGACCTCGAGGGCGCCACGAAGTTCATCCGCTGGCTCAACGGTGACCCCGCCTCGGTGACCGAGCTCATCTCGGTCGGGGGCATCTTCCCCACCGCGAAGTCCGGTTTCGACGACCCCGCCCTGGCCGAGAAGTTCCCCTACTTCGGCGACCAGGCCATCTACGACGTCTACCGCGACGCCGCCGACGTCACGCCCGCGACGTGGACCGACGGGCCCGCCAACGGCCAGGTCGACTCCGACCTCACCGACGGGTTCGGGAAGGTCGCCACCGGCGGCACCACCTTCGCCCAGGTGCTCGCCGACGCCGACGCCGCGGCCGTGGCGCGGCTGCAGAAGGCGGGGCTGGACGTGGTGGGCAGCTGA